In the Carboxydothermus hydrogenoformans Z-2901 genome, one interval contains:
- a CDS encoding slipin family protein encodes MEIIGALLGAMGPLLVLILFFLFSAVKVIREYERAVIFRLGRVIGAKGPGLIIVIPIIDKVWKVDLRTVAMDVPPQEVITRDNVPIKVDAVVYFRVMDPVKAVVEVENYIYATSQFSQTTLRSVLGQAELDDVLTKREAINHELQKIIDEATDPWGIKVTSVELKAVELPEGMKRAMAKQAEAERERRAKIISAEGEFQAAEKLTAAASLIGQVPTALQLRFLQTLVEISAEKNSTVLFPFPIELVEPFLKKMTQNQDK; translated from the coding sequence ATGGAGATTATTGGTGCCCTTTTAGGGGCAATGGGCCCGCTTCTGGTTTTAATCCTGTTTTTTCTTTTCTCGGCCGTTAAAGTTATTCGCGAGTACGAACGGGCGGTAATCTTTCGCCTGGGTAGAGTTATCGGTGCTAAAGGGCCGGGACTTATCATTGTAATACCCATTATTGATAAGGTCTGGAAAGTTGACCTGCGGACGGTGGCTATGGATGTACCACCGCAGGAAGTAATCACCCGGGATAACGTACCGATAAAAGTAGATGCGGTGGTGTATTTTCGGGTTATGGACCCGGTAAAAGCGGTGGTGGAAGTAGAAAATTATATTTATGCCACCTCCCAGTTTTCTCAAACAACTTTAAGGTCGGTGCTGGGTCAGGCGGAACTGGATGACGTTTTAACCAAACGGGAAGCGATAAACCACGAGCTTCAGAAAATCATCGATGAAGCTACGGATCCCTGGGGGATTAAGGTTACTTCTGTGGAGTTAAAAGCGGTAGAACTGCCCGAAGGGATGAAGCGGGCCATGGCCAAACAGGCGGAGGCGGAACGGGAGCGACGGGCTAAAATTATCTCTGCCGAAGGGGAGTTTCAGGCTGCCGAAAAACTTACCGCTGCTGCAAGCTTGATCGGTCAGGTACCAACTGCTTTACAACTGCGCTTTTTACAGACTCTGGTGGAAATTTCCGCCGAGAAAAATTCCACCGTTTTATTCCCCTTCCCCATAGAGTTAGTAGAGCCTTTTCTGAAAAAAATGACGCAAAATCAGGACAAATAA
- a CDS encoding ArsR/SmtB family transcription factor: MKEKAPVCKVTLFDEETVQTIRQNLPGEETIIELSEVYKSLGDGTRLKILLALKEKESCVCDLAAALSMSQSAISHQLRVLRNVRLVKYRREGKMVYYSLDDEHILKILQEGLNHITHK, translated from the coding sequence GTGAAAGAAAAGGCTCCGGTGTGTAAGGTTACTTTATTTGATGAAGAAACGGTCCAGACAATTCGCCAAAACTTACCCGGTGAAGAGACAATTATCGAGCTTTCCGAGGTGTACAAATCCCTGGGAGATGGAACCAGGCTCAAGATTTTGCTGGCCTTAAAAGAAAAAGAAAGTTGTGTTTGTGATTTAGCCGCTGCCCTTTCCATGAGCCAGTCGGCTATTTCCCATCAATTACGGGTTTTGCGGAATGTGCGCTTGGTGAAATACCGAAGAGAAGGGAAAATGGTTTACTACAGTTTGGATGATGAACATATTTTAAAAATTTTACAGGAAGGTTTAAACCATATTACCCATAAATAG
- a CDS encoding heavy metal translocating P-type ATPase, with translation MAKNSIFYLTGCSUQSCAAVLEERVKKLPGVIDAELDFAAGKLKVLGDVDPEVIIKEAEKEKFKAYLSRSDVPKAQNFFKENYLLLMGILFLLVGTGINFIGQDKVASLFYLAAILAGGRETIEKGLKNLWQRKITSDLLMLTGLIGAMALGELTEAALAAVLFGISEFVENYNLEKARTALKELFAAVPEEALVLKNGEEQLCKVEEIRPGDLVVIKPGEKIPVDGVLKKGRIEVSQAAITGESRGILKLPGEEVYAGSINLDGFGIIETQKPSGETVIARMAELIEEAQKEKLPAQTLLDRFAAVYTPLVLALAFLVAFIPPLLLGGEFRLWIYRALTFLVVSCPCALLIAVPISVISSLGAAARRGIVVKGSRNLEQLALCDTIVFDKTGTLTRGEMEVTEVIAVSPDFWPAVYSLEKRATHPLAKAIIKAVPAEYQKEIEVLNFRQIPGLGVLGQVEGSNYFIGSPKGIKEIPESFIKTLQEIEEKGQTAILVAKENIPVALLAVADVIRDDAGEAIRNIKALGLTPVLLSGDSKKVALRVSEELEIGKWYGEVLPQEKLTVIKELQESGRKVIMVGDGINDAPALAAADAGIAMGEGSGLATTTAKIVLLSGKLNNIPFLIKLARQSRAIVKQNIILAIGLKLLALMAILPGWLNLWLAIGADIGVALLVSLNGLRVLWLK, from the coding sequence ATGGCAAAAAATAGTATTTTTTACCTTACCGGATGCAGCTGACAGAGCTGTGCAGCCGTTCTGGAAGAACGGGTGAAAAAGCTTCCCGGTGTCATAGATGCTGAACTTGATTTTGCGGCAGGGAAACTGAAAGTTTTAGGGGATGTGGACCCTGAAGTTATTATCAAGGAAGCGGAAAAAGAAAAATTTAAAGCTTATTTATCCCGGAGTGATGTTCCAAAAGCTCAAAATTTTTTCAAAGAAAATTACCTTTTACTTATGGGAATATTGTTTTTGCTTGTTGGTACCGGTATTAACTTTATCGGCCAGGATAAAGTAGCTTCATTATTTTATTTAGCGGCAATTCTGGCCGGTGGCCGGGAAACCATTGAAAAAGGTTTAAAAAACCTGTGGCAACGAAAAATAACCAGCGATTTATTAATGTTAACCGGCCTAATTGGGGCGATGGCGTTAGGAGAATTAACAGAAGCAGCTTTAGCAGCGGTATTATTTGGGATAAGTGAGTTTGTCGAGAACTATAATCTTGAAAAAGCCCGTACTGCTTTAAAAGAGTTGTTTGCAGCAGTACCCGAAGAAGCATTGGTGTTAAAAAATGGTGAAGAACAGCTCTGTAAAGTAGAGGAAATACGTCCGGGAGATTTGGTAGTTATAAAGCCCGGTGAGAAAATACCTGTGGACGGTGTCCTGAAAAAAGGAAGAATTGAGGTTAGCCAGGCCGCTATTACCGGGGAGAGCCGGGGAATTTTAAAACTTCCCGGCGAGGAAGTATATGCGGGAAGTATAAATCTTGATGGTTTTGGTATAATTGAAACCCAAAAGCCGAGCGGTGAAACGGTTATAGCCAGGATGGCCGAATTAATCGAGGAAGCGCAAAAGGAAAAACTTCCGGCGCAAACGTTGTTAGATAGATTTGCCGCGGTTTATACACCGCTGGTTTTAGCTCTGGCCTTTTTAGTTGCCTTCATTCCACCGCTTCTCCTTGGTGGTGAATTTCGACTCTGGATTTACCGGGCTCTTACCTTTTTGGTGGTATCCTGCCCCTGCGCCCTTTTAATTGCCGTACCGATTTCGGTGATTTCAAGCCTTGGAGCGGCAGCGAGACGGGGAATTGTAGTAAAGGGTAGTCGGAATTTGGAACAACTTGCCCTGTGTGATACGATAGTATTCGATAAAACCGGGACTTTAACCCGGGGTGAAATGGAAGTTACCGAGGTAATTGCTGTAAGTCCTGATTTTTGGCCGGCGGTATATTCTTTAGAAAAAAGGGCAACCCACCCTTTAGCTAAAGCAATTATAAAGGCGGTGCCGGCCGAATATCAAAAAGAAATAGAGGTTTTAAACTTTCGGCAAATTCCGGGACTGGGAGTGCTCGGCCAGGTTGAGGGTTCCAATTACTTTATCGGTTCACCAAAAGGAATTAAAGAAATTCCCGAAAGCTTCATAAAAACTCTTCAGGAAATTGAAGAAAAGGGGCAAACGGCCATTTTGGTGGCAAAAGAAAATATTCCCGTTGCCCTTTTAGCTGTGGCGGATGTTATCCGGGATGATGCCGGTGAGGCGATTCGAAATATAAAAGCCCTTGGGCTTACCCCGGTGCTGCTTTCTGGTGATAGTAAAAAGGTAGCCCTGCGGGTTTCCGAGGAGTTAGAAATAGGAAAATGGTACGGTGAAGTTTTACCCCAGGAAAAGCTTACCGTCATAAAAGAGCTGCAGGAAAGCGGACGAAAAGTTATAATGGTGGGAGATGGGATTAACGATGCTCCGGCCTTGGCTGCGGCCGATGCGGGTATTGCAATGGGAGAGGGGAGCGGACTTGCCACCACTACAGCGAAAATAGTTCTTTTGTCGGGGAAATTAAACAATATTCCCTTTTTAATAAAACTTGCGCGCCAAAGCCGGGCTATTGTTAAACAAAATATAATTTTAGCTATCGGGCTAAAATTGTTGGCCCTGATGGCGATTCTTCCTGGCTGGTTAAACCTCTGGCTGGCAATCGGAGCCGATATAGGGGTTGCTTTGCTGGTTAGTTTAAATGGCCTCAGGGTTTTGTGGTTAAAGTAA
- a CDS encoding M23 family metallopeptidase — protein MAKVKRIFVILFVFFFLCFFLNILSSYQNYNQYLELQKITDISWEKLDKTTLQNLANGVFPVAGNQYFISANWHAPREGGRIHLGIDIFAPEGTEVRAVMSGKVVKSGWLSLGGNRVLIKDQNGLYHYYAHLKGIRPEIKPGRKVKRGEVIGYVGHTGNADFTPDHLHYGLYAPGMRAVNPYNLLKYWEKNTVTLTTKP, from the coding sequence GTGGCAAAGGTTAAAAGAATCTTTGTTATTCTGTTCGTTTTTTTCTTCCTTTGCTTTTTTCTTAATATCCTTTCCTCTTACCAGAACTATAATCAATACCTTGAACTTCAAAAAATCACCGACATTTCCTGGGAAAAGCTTGACAAGACAACTCTGCAAAATCTCGCCAATGGCGTATTTCCCGTAGCAGGTAACCAGTATTTTATTTCCGCCAACTGGCATGCTCCCCGGGAAGGAGGAAGGATTCATCTCGGCATAGATATTTTTGCTCCCGAAGGAACGGAAGTTCGGGCGGTAATGTCCGGAAAAGTAGTAAAGAGCGGCTGGCTTTCTCTGGGAGGAAACCGGGTATTAATTAAAGACCAAAACGGCCTCTACCATTACTATGCCCATTTAAAAGGAATCCGCCCGGAAATTAAACCCGGGCGGAAAGTTAAAAGAGGTGAGGTTATCGGTTATGTTGGACATACCGGCAATGCCGATTTTACACCGGACCATCTCCATTACGGCCTTTATGCTCCGGGAATGCGAGCGGTAAACCCCTATAATCTGTTGAAATACTGGGAAAAAAATACCGTTACTTTAACCACAAAACCCTGA
- a CDS encoding OsmC family protein, with translation MIKVTWEGKMKFRGIGPSNHEVFMDTDAAGGEDTAARPAEVMMMSLGGCTGMDVVAILNKMQIAGYEFWLEIEPTWAEDHPKILKHVKMTYCFKGENLPKDKIERAVFLSQTKYCRVSNTLIKAAPMEVYINLNGETWQLKTQ, from the coding sequence ATGATTAAGGTTACCTGGGAAGGAAAAATGAAATTTCGGGGAATTGGCCCATCCAACCATGAGGTATTCATGGATACCGATGCAGCGGGGGGCGAAGATACCGCAGCCCGTCCGGCAGAAGTCATGATGATGTCCCTGGGCGGTTGTACCGGCATGGATGTAGTGGCAATTTTAAACAAAATGCAAATTGCGGGTTATGAGTTTTGGCTGGAAATTGAACCAACCTGGGCAGAAGATCATCCCAAGATTTTAAAACATGTAAAAATGACCTACTGCTTTAAAGGAGAAAACTTACCTAAAGATAAAATTGAGAGGGCGGTATTTTTATCCCAGACCAAATACTGCCGGGTAAGTAACACCTTAATTAAAGCCGCTCCGATGGAGGTATATATTAATTTAAACGGTGAAACCTGGCAGTTAAAAACTCAATAA
- the tatC gene encoding twin-arginine translocase subunit TatC, producing the protein MEDKPMTLFEHLEALRKVIIISVIAIVIGSIIAYNYVDYFLNILLQPVTALKMKLVFINVTEAFMTKLKIAIILGIILASPIILWQIWSFVAPGLKPAERKFILRMIPVIIILFVAGIVFAFFTVFQIATRFLLQFGGDIMSPMITIGKYISFALNFLIPFGLVFELPVVVYILAKLNIISHEFLVKNRKYALLVVFILAAALTPGPDVISQLLMAAPLLILYEVSIFIAKFIKPKEFSGERK; encoded by the coding sequence ATGGAAGATAAACCGATGACGTTGTTTGAACACTTAGAAGCTTTACGGAAAGTAATTATTATTAGCGTTATTGCCATAGTTATTGGCTCAATAATTGCTTATAATTATGTCGATTATTTTCTAAATATCTTACTCCAGCCGGTTACCGCTCTTAAAATGAAGTTAGTTTTTATCAATGTCACCGAAGCATTTATGACAAAACTGAAAATTGCCATAATACTGGGAATTATACTTGCCTCCCCGATAATTTTGTGGCAAATCTGGAGTTTCGTCGCTCCCGGGTTGAAACCGGCGGAAAGAAAGTTTATCCTAAGGATGATTCCAGTAATAATTATTTTATTCGTCGCCGGTATCGTTTTTGCCTTCTTTACAGTCTTTCAAATTGCCACCCGATTTCTTTTACAATTTGGCGGCGATATTATGAGTCCGATGATAACCATCGGCAAGTATATCTCTTTTGCTTTAAATTTTTTGATACCTTTTGGTCTGGTTTTTGAGCTGCCGGTAGTTGTTTATATCCTGGCCAAGCTAAATATTATCTCCCATGAATTCTTGGTAAAAAACCGGAAATACGCCTTACTGGTGGTATTTATCCTGGCCGCCGCCCTGACTCCCGGCCCCGATGTCATAAGCCAGCTCTTAATGGCTGCTCCTCTTTTAATCCTCTATGAAGTAAGCATATTTATCGCTAAATTTATAAAACCAAAAGAATTTTCCGGAGAACGCAAGTAA
- a CDS encoding amidohydrolase family protein — protein sequence MYLKVFDFSGKKLKVLPWGYFADGQIKQGVITVNNGIISSIEKTGEADLKVPYYLYPVLADAHLHLNLMDNSELTLPEIMAKLTGHGIMGFRECGDRSEFWKTAREHCSYVKGVFCGNGLYKEGYYGRIAGIAVKDTREALYEISRLYEEGAKFVKVFVTGLVSLKEKGKVGATGFSLEELKKIVDTAHKLGLMVAAHANGPEGIEISIEAGVDTLEHGYYITDELLLKMRDAGTWWVPTVAAIRNQMYREELSPAERENAYYVYKEQLFKVKRAFELGVKLGLGTDSGTSFLAFGEALWEEMELYLKAGIPPGEVIKIAVENNFQMMGISGFSGIRPGNFAKFLGLKIPFGDEV from the coding sequence TTGTATTTAAAAGTTTTTGATTTTAGCGGTAAAAAGCTTAAAGTTTTGCCCTGGGGTTATTTTGCCGATGGACAGATTAAGCAGGGGGTAATTACCGTTAATAACGGAATTATCTCTTCAATTGAAAAAACGGGGGAGGCGGATTTAAAAGTACCGTATTATTTATATCCGGTGTTAGCCGATGCTCACCTCCACTTGAACTTAATGGATAACAGTGAGCTTACACTCCCGGAAATTATGGCAAAGCTAACCGGTCACGGCATTATGGGTTTTAGGGAATGCGGGGATAGGAGTGAATTCTGGAAAACCGCCAGAGAACACTGCTCGTATGTAAAAGGTGTATTTTGCGGAAATGGTCTTTACAAAGAAGGTTATTACGGCCGAATTGCCGGAATTGCCGTAAAGGATACCAGGGAGGCTCTTTATGAAATTTCGCGTCTTTACGAAGAAGGGGCGAAGTTTGTAAAAGTATTTGTTACCGGATTGGTGAGTTTAAAGGAAAAGGGTAAAGTAGGGGCTACGGGATTTAGTCTTGAAGAATTAAAAAAAATTGTCGATACAGCCCATAAGCTGGGGCTAATGGTTGCTGCCCATGCCAATGGCCCCGAAGGAATAGAAATAAGTATTGAAGCCGGGGTCGATACCTTGGAGCATGGCTATTACATAACTGATGAGCTTCTTTTAAAAATGCGGGATGCCGGTACCTGGTGGGTTCCAACGGTGGCAGCAATTCGAAACCAGATGTACCGGGAAGAATTGAGTCCTGCGGAAAGAGAAAATGCTTATTATGTATATAAAGAGCAGCTTTTTAAAGTAAAGAGAGCCTTTGAACTGGGGGTAAAGCTCGGACTTGGTACCGATAGCGGTACGTCGTTTTTGGCTTTTGGTGAAGCTCTCTGGGAAGAGATGGAGCTTTATCTTAAAGCAGGTATTCCTCCCGGAGAAGTAATAAAAATTGCGGTAGAAAATAACTTTCAAATGATGGGGATATCAGGTTTTTCTGGTATAAGGCCTGGAAATTTTGCTAAATTTCTGGGGCTTAAAATTCCCTTTGGCGATGAGGTATAA
- a CDS encoding twin-arginine translocase TatA/TatE family subunit, which produces MFGNFGFQELVVVLIIALIIFGPSKLPELGRALGRGIREFKKATTEIEESITKEVNAVKDNNFKEG; this is translated from the coding sequence ATGTTCGGTAATTTTGGGTTTCAGGAATTGGTGGTTGTTTTAATTATTGCCCTTATTATTTTTGGACCTTCCAAACTTCCGGAGCTTGGACGGGCTTTGGGACGCGGTATTCGGGAGTTTAAAAAGGCTACTACCGAAATTGAAGAAAGCATAACAAAAGAGGTAAATGCGGTTAAAGATAATAATTTCAAGGAGGGTTAA
- the mobA gene encoding molybdenum cofactor guanylyltransferase — MQNLTVAILAGGKSSRMGQNKALLPLGTMKIIEHLVTNLRPIASELLLVANTDEYAFLNLPVYRDRFPGQGPLAGIETALRVAFNEKVYITACDLPLLPAEIPRFLAENTEDYDVTVLAYKGKIEPLIGIYRKSIYPVVEKHLILRKNKIIDFYPQVKVKIINFEQLPENLQREEFLLNVNTPADYEKLLKIFSLKE; from the coding sequence ATGCAAAATTTAACTGTTGCCATTTTGGCCGGGGGTAAAAGTTCGCGCATGGGGCAAAACAAAGCCCTTTTACCTTTGGGTACAATGAAGATAATTGAGCATCTGGTAACCAATTTAAGACCTATCGCTTCCGAGCTTTTGCTTGTTGCGAACACCGATGAATATGCTTTTTTAAACCTTCCGGTTTACCGCGACCGTTTTCCCGGCCAGGGACCGCTGGCGGGAATTGAAACGGCTTTAAGGGTTGCGTTTAATGAAAAAGTATATATTACCGCCTGTGATTTACCGCTGTTACCCGCTGAAATCCCCCGGTTTTTGGCTGAAAATACCGAAGATTATGATGTAACGGTTTTAGCTTATAAGGGGAAAATTGAACCGTTAATAGGCATTTACCGAAAAAGTATTTATCCGGTGGTAGAAAAACATTTAATTCTTCGGAAAAATAAAATAATAGATTTTTACCCCCAGGTGAAGGTAAAGATAATTAATTTTGAACAACTTCCCGAGAATTTGCAGCGGGAAGAATTTCTTTTAAACGTTAATACCCCGGCGGATTATGAAAAACTGTTAAAAATATTCAGTTTAAAGGAGTAG
- the glp gene encoding molybdopterin molybdotransferase MoeA → METNVALEKALNMLLAYVPKPGTEIVEILKSQNRVLAEDVLADIMVPPFSRSPLDGFAFRSSDSPREKGQKVRLKIVDYLPAGVPATRPVNSGEAVKLMTGAMIPEGADAVVKFEDVVEEDGYVIIDFPVKPETNIVKKGEDFLPGDVIIEKDRVINANAISLLALAGKKKVLVYKIPKVYIICTGSELVDIEQIPGPGKIRNTNLYSIGALVARSGGEPVLGRIVNDDLNLIAQEIKRGLEVADLVLTTGGASVGEYDLIIKALESIGAEILFWKTDFKPGTPVIGAVANGKIVIGLSGNPQAAMTSFELIAYPVIRKLTGRQNIYHARVKAFLDHPFDKTRGQRRFARGYCYLKEGEFRVKILPWLSPGSLKGVLNSNALVEIPKNCPPLKTNDPVNIVLIEGGSLSAFDTPDSGLF, encoded by the coding sequence ATGGAGACCAATGTAGCTTTAGAAAAAGCTTTAAATATGCTTTTGGCTTATGTTCCTAAACCCGGAACGGAGATTGTCGAAATTTTAAAAAGTCAGAACCGGGTGCTGGCAGAAGACGTTTTAGCCGACATTATGGTACCTCCTTTTTCCCGTTCGCCCTTGGATGGATTTGCTTTTAGAAGCAGTGATTCCCCGCGGGAAAAAGGGCAAAAGGTTCGGCTTAAAATTGTTGACTACCTTCCCGCGGGAGTGCCGGCTACAAGGCCGGTAAACTCCGGTGAAGCGGTAAAACTTATGACCGGGGCCATGATTCCCGAAGGAGCCGATGCGGTAGTCAAATTTGAAGATGTGGTGGAAGAAGACGGCTATGTAATTATCGATTTTCCGGTAAAGCCAGAGACAAATATCGTTAAAAAAGGGGAAGACTTTTTACCAGGTGACGTCATCATTGAAAAAGACCGGGTAATTAATGCCAATGCCATTTCTCTATTAGCGTTAGCCGGAAAAAAGAAAGTGTTGGTTTATAAAATACCTAAAGTTTATATTATTTGTACGGGCAGTGAACTGGTGGATATTGAACAAATTCCCGGTCCGGGGAAAATTCGCAATACCAATTTATACAGTATCGGGGCATTGGTGGCAAGGTCCGGAGGAGAGCCTGTTTTAGGCCGAATTGTGAACGATGATTTAAATTTAATTGCCCAAGAAATAAAACGAGGACTGGAAGTGGCCGATTTAGTGCTGACCACCGGGGGAGCGTCGGTGGGGGAATATGACTTGATAATTAAGGCTTTAGAAAGTATCGGTGCCGAAATTTTATTCTGGAAAACCGATTTTAAACCCGGTACACCGGTGATTGGGGCAGTAGCTAATGGGAAAATAGTTATTGGTTTATCAGGAAATCCCCAGGCAGCTATGACTTCTTTCGAGCTAATTGCTTACCCCGTGATCAGAAAATTAACCGGTCGGCAAAATATTTACCATGCCCGGGTAAAAGCATTTTTGGACCACCCCTTTGATAAAACCCGGGGGCAACGGCGTTTTGCCCGGGGCTATTGTTATTTAAAAGAAGGGGAGTTTAGGGTAAAAATCTTACCCTGGCTTTCCCCGGGCTCGTTAAAAGGGGTTTTAAACTCCAACGCTTTGGTGGAAATCCCCAAAAATTGTCCGCCCTTAAAAACCAATGATCCCGTTAATATTGTTTTAATTGAAGGAGGAAGCTTAAGTGCCTTTGATACTCCAGATAGTGGGCTATTCTAA
- the mobB gene encoding molybdopterin-guanine dinucleotide biosynthesis protein B, whose amino-acid sequence MPLILQIVGYSNSGKTTVAEKLVQLFTRHGFKVGVVKHDVHGFEVDQPGKDTYRYRQAGGVKVGILGPGKAAFMVEREVLLEEVFEFYRDMDLILVEGFKNRPFPRIEVIRSEIYQEPFSPPGLLVAVVSDLNLEVDCPVFGFGEIDNLFQFLLKYFEMGGGV is encoded by the coding sequence GTGCCTTTGATACTCCAGATAGTGGGCTATTCTAATTCTGGCAAGACCACCGTAGCAGAAAAATTAGTGCAGCTCTTTACCCGGCATGGGTTTAAAGTAGGGGTTGTAAAACACGATGTTCACGGCTTTGAAGTGGACCAACCGGGAAAAGATACTTATCGTTACCGGCAGGCGGGCGGAGTGAAGGTTGGAATTCTTGGACCTGGAAAAGCAGCCTTTATGGTGGAAAGGGAAGTGCTACTCGAAGAAGTTTTTGAATTTTACCGGGATATGGACCTTATCCTGGTGGAAGGCTTTAAAAACCGGCCTTTTCCCCGGATAGAGGTAATTAGAAGTGAAATTTACCAGGAGCCTTTTTCTCCACCAGGACTTCTGGTGGCGGTGGTTAGTGATTTAAATTTAGAGGTAGACTGTCCGGTATTTGGTTTCGGGGAAATCGATAACTTATTCCAGTTTTTGCTTAAGTACTTTGAAATGGGCGGAGGAGTATGA